In Balaenoptera acutorostrata chromosome 19, mBalAcu1.1, whole genome shotgun sequence, the following proteins share a genomic window:
- the PAF1 gene encoding RNA polymerase II-associated factor 1 homolog translates to MAPTIQTQAQREDGHRPNSHRTLPERSGVVCRVKYCNSLPDIPFDPKFITYPFDQNRFVQYKATSLEKQHKHDLLTEPDLGVTIDLINPDTYRIDPSVLLDPADEKLLEEEIQAPTSSKRSQQHAKVVPWMRKTEYISTEFNRYGISNEKPEVKIGVSVKQQFTEEEIYKDRDSQITAIEKTFEDAQKSISQHYSKPRVTPVEVMPVFPDFKMWINPCAQVIFDSDPAPKDTSGAAALEMMSQAMIRGMMDEEGNQFVAYFLPVEETLKKRKRDQEEEMDYAPDDVYDYKIAREYNWNVKNKASKGYEENYFFIFREGDGVYYNELETRVRLSKRRAKAGVQSGTNALLVVKHRDMNEKELEAQEARKAQLENHEPEEEEEEEMETEEKEAGGSDEEQEKGSSSEKEGSEDERSGSESEREEGDRDEASDKSGSGEEESSEDEARAARDKEEIFGSDADSEDDADSDDEDRGRAHGSDNDSDSGSDGAGQRSRSASPFPSGSEHSAQEDGSEAAASDSSEAESDSD, encoded by the exons ATGGCGCCCACTATCCAGACCCAGGCCCAGCGCGAGGATGGCCACAG GCCCAATTCTCATCGGACTCTGCCTGAGAG GTCTGGAGTGGTCTGCCGAGTCAAGTACTGCAATAGCCTCCCTGACATCCCCTTCGACCCCAAGTTCATCACCTATCCCTTCGACCAGAACAG GTTCGTCCAGTACAAAGCGacttccttggagaaacagcacaaACATGATCTCCTGACTGAGCCAGACCTGGGAGTTACCATTGACCTCATCAACCCTGATACCTACCGCATCGACCCCAGTG TACTCCTAGATCCAGCTGATGAGAAGCTTTTGGAAGAGGAGATTCAGGCCCCCACCAGCTCCAAGAG ATCCCAGCAGCATGCAAAGGTGGTGCCATGGATGCGGAAGACAGAGTACATCTCCACGGAGTTCAATCGTTACGGCATTTCCAACGAGAAGCCTGAGGTTAA GATTGGGGTTTCTGTGAAGCAGCAGTTCACTGAGGAAGAAATATACAAAGACAGGGATAGCCAGATCACAGCTATTGAGAAGACTTTCGAGGATGCCCAGAAATCC ATCTCCCAGCATTACAGCAAGCCCCGAGTGACACCAGTGGAGGTCATGCCTGTCTTTCCAGATTTTAAG ATGTGGATCAACCCTTGCGCTCAGGTAATCTTTGATTCAGACCCTGCCCCCAAGGACACAAGTGGTGCAGCTGCATTGGAGATGATGTCTCAGGCCATGATCAG GGGCATGATGGATGAGGAAGGGAACCAATTTGTGGCTTACTTCCTGCCTGTGGAAGAAACACTGAAGAAACGAAAACGGGACCAGGAAGAGGAGATGGATTATGCACCAGATGACGT GTACGACTACAAGATTGCTCGGGAGTACAACTGGAATGTGAAGAACAAGGCTAGCAAGGGCTACGAGGAAAACTACTTCTTCATCTTCCGAGAGGGTGATGGGGTTTACTACAATGAGTTGGAGACCAG GGTCCGCCTGAGTAAGCGCCGAGCCAAGGCAGGGGTTCAGTCGGGTACCAATGCCCTGCTTGTGGTCAAACACCGGGACATGAATGAGAAGGAACTAGAAGCCCAG GAGGCACGGAAGGCCCAGCTGGAGAACCACGAACccgaggaggaagaagaggaggaaatggagacGGAAGAGAAAGAAGCTGGGGGCTCAG atgaggaacaaGAGAAGGGCAGCAGCAGTGAGAAGGAGGGCAGCGAGGATGAGCGCTCAGGCAGTGAGAGTGAACGGGAGGAGGGTGACAGGGACGAGGCGAGTGACAAGAGTGGCAGCGGTGAGGAGGAAAGCAGTGAGGATGAGGCCCGGGCTGCCAGGGACAAAGAGGAGATCTTCGGCAGTGATGCTGATTCGGAGGACGACGCTGACTCTGATGATGAGGACAGAGgacgggcccacggcagtgacaATGATTCAGACAGTGGCAGCGATGGGGCTGGCCAGCGGAGCCGGAGCGCCAGTCCCTTCCCCAGTGGCAGCGAGCATTCTGCTCAGGAGGATGGCAGTGAAGCCGCAGCTTCTGATTCCAGTGAAGCTGAAAGTGACAGTGACTGA